In Pedobacter sp. SL55, the following proteins share a genomic window:
- a CDS encoding cytochrome c oxidase subunit I, with product MSTISLHDTHHDDHGHGHHHETFLTKYVFSQDHKMIAKQFLITGIIMAVIAMLLSILFRIQLAWPDKSFPLLETFLGKWAEGGRIKPDFFLALVTIHGTIMVFFVLTAGLSGTFSNLLIPLQLGARDMASPFMNMLSYWFFLVACIIMMSSFFIQTGPASGGWTVYPPLSAVPKAMPGSGLGMTLWLVSMVIFVASSLMGSLNYVATILNMRTKGMDLWKMPLTIWAIFLTAVLGILSFPVLVSGVVLLIFDRSFGTSFYLSDLVFGTEILPNEGGSPILWQHLFWFLGHPEVYIVIMPALGISSEIISVNSRKPIFGYHAMVYSLIGITVLSFIVWGHHMFVTGMNPLLGGVFMITTLIIAVPSAVKTFNYLATLWRGNIRFTPAMLFAVGLVSFFISGGLTGIFLGNASLDINLHDTYFVVAHFHLVMGSAAIFGMLAGVYHWFPKMFGRMMNPKLAYLHFWVTFICAYLVFFPLHFLGLDGVPRRYYAFTEFEFMNKWLTVNTFVTWSAIVAALAQVAFLFNFFYSIFRGKKATQNPWEANTLEWTTPVERLHGNWPGEIPTVYRWPYDYSKPGADQDFILQTTPFSETISSNLPHDFEGNEEAERIQKEWEAANKPVQE from the coding sequence ATGTCAACAATATCATTACACGATACACACCACGACGATCATGGACATGGCCATCACCATGAAACGTTCTTAACTAAATACGTATTTAGTCAAGACCATAAAATGATTGCCAAGCAGTTTTTAATAACTGGTATCATTATGGCAGTTATTGCAATGCTTTTATCTATTTTATTTAGAATTCAGCTTGCATGGCCAGATAAATCTTTTCCTTTGTTAGAAACCTTTTTAGGCAAATGGGCTGAAGGAGGAAGGATAAAGCCAGACTTTTTCTTGGCCTTAGTTACCATACACGGTACTATTATGGTATTCTTTGTGTTAACAGCAGGTTTAAGTGGTACCTTTAGTAACCTTTTAATTCCTTTGCAACTTGGTGCTAGAGATATGGCTTCTCCTTTCATGAACATGCTATCTTACTGGTTTTTCTTGGTAGCTTGTATCATCATGATGAGTTCATTCTTTATCCAAACTGGTCCTGCCAGTGGTGGTTGGACGGTTTATCCTCCGCTTTCTGCTGTTCCAAAGGCAATGCCTGGCTCTGGCTTAGGTATGACTTTGTGGTTAGTAAGTATGGTAATTTTCGTGGCATCTTCATTAATGGGTAGTTTAAATTATGTAGCTACTATTTTGAACATGCGTACCAAAGGAATGGACCTTTGGAAAATGCCATTAACCATTTGGGCTATATTTTTAACAGCTGTTTTAGGTATCTTATCTTTCCCTGTATTGGTTTCGGGTGTGGTACTTTTAATCTTCGATCGTAGCTTTGGCACCAGTTTCTATTTATCAGATTTAGTATTCGGTACTGAGATTTTACCCAACGAAGGAGGTTCGCCAATTTTGTGGCAACACTTATTCTGGTTCTTAGGTCACCCAGAGGTATACATCGTAATTATGCCTGCTTTAGGTATCTCTTCAGAAATTATCTCTGTAAACTCAAGAAAACCAATTTTTGGTTACCATGCAATGGTTTACTCGCTAATCGGTATTACGGTACTATCGTTTATCGTATGGGGTCACCACATGTTTGTTACAGGTATGAACCCGCTATTAGGTGGTGTGTTTATGATCACAACCTTAATTATTGCGGTGCCATCGGCAGTAAAAACATTTAATTACTTAGCTACGCTATGGAGAGGTAATATCAGGTTTACACCAGCAATGTTATTTGCCGTTGGTTTAGTATCATTCTTTATCTCTGGTGGTTTAACTGGTATTTTCTTAGGTAATGCTTCTTTAGATATTAATTTGCACGATACTTACTTTGTAGTGGCTCACTTCCACTTGGTAATGGGTTCTGCAGCTATCTTTGGTATGCTTGCTGGTGTTTACCACTGGTTTCCAAAAATGTTCGGTAGAATGATGAACCCTAAGTTGGCTTACTTACATTTTTGGGTAACTTTCATTTGTGCTTACTTAGTATTCTTCCCATTACACTTCTTAGGTTTAGATGGTGTGCCTCGTCGTTACTATGCATTCACTGAGTTTGAGTTCATGAACAAATGGTTAACTGTAAATACCTTTGTAACTTGGTCTGCTATTGTTGCAGCTCTTGCACAGGTGGCATTCTTGTTCAACTTCTTCTATTCTATCTTTAGAGGTAAAAAAGCAACTCAAAACCCTTGGGAAGCTAATACTTTAGAGTGGACTACTCCAGTAGAACGTTTGCACGGAAACTGGCCAGGAGAAATTCCAACTGTATACCGTTGGCCTTATGATTATAGCAAGCCAGGGGCTGATCAAGATTTCATCCTTCAGACAACTCCTTTCTCTGAAACGATAAGCTCTAACTTACCTCACGACTTTGAGGGTAACGAAGAAGCTGAACGCATACAAAAAGAGTGGGAAGCAGCGAATAAGCCAGTACAAGAATAG
- a CDS encoding cytochrome c oxidase subunit II, whose protein sequence is MSLRRLIVNKTMAILAVLFTVFYSANAFAQEAAAAATAKPVDMGPIHKTAAFYVLLFLLLCLFIAIIGKALKVYELTRETQGKPEGINWNTINAVLFALFLIVGLYGVYWEYTVHGSMILPEAASEHGVRIDEMFNLTLIITTIVFILTHIVLFVFAYIYRSSNKRKAYYYPHNNTIEKIWTIVPALVLTLLVLKGFLTWRSIFYKAEDANNRPINIEVTSSQFLWDIRYPGPDAIVGKRNYKLTTAINGLGIDFNDKNSLDDLLADEIVLPVGKPVRFTLASKDVIHSFYMPHFRVQLNTVPGMVSYFEFTPTITTEEMRTKTNDPKFNYILLCAKICGANHFNMQKNVRVVSEAEYKEWLAAQTPYLTNDLRKAFNLPIPVEAVPAATEETPAADTTATAAAVKLDVKNQIALKK, encoded by the coding sequence ATGAGTTTAAGAAGATTAATAGTTAACAAAACAATGGCAATACTAGCGGTATTATTTACCGTGTTCTATAGTGCAAATGCCTTTGCTCAAGAAGCAGCAGCAGCCGCTACGGCTAAACCTGTAGATATGGGGCCAATACATAAAACCGCCGCTTTTTATGTGTTATTGTTCTTGCTTTTATGTTTATTTATTGCAATTATAGGCAAGGCATTAAAGGTATATGAACTAACTCGCGAAACGCAAGGTAAGCCTGAAGGCATTAACTGGAACACCATTAATGCGGTATTATTTGCCCTATTTTTAATAGTAGGTTTATACGGTGTTTATTGGGAATACACGGTACACGGTAGCATGATTTTGCCAGAAGCGGCATCAGAGCATGGTGTTAGGATTGACGAGATGTTTAACTTAACGTTGATTATTACTACCATTGTATTTATTCTTACTCATATTGTACTTTTTGTATTTGCTTACATCTACAGAAGTTCTAACAAGAGAAAAGCTTACTACTATCCTCACAACAATACGATTGAAAAAATCTGGACCATTGTTCCTGCTTTGGTGTTGACATTATTAGTATTAAAAGGTTTCTTAACCTGGAGATCTATTTTCTACAAAGCTGAAGACGCTAATAACAGACCTATCAACATTGAGGTAACTTCGTCTCAATTCTTATGGGATATCCGTTATCCGGGACCAGATGCTATTGTAGGTAAAAGAAACTATAAGTTAACTACAGCAATTAACGGTTTAGGTATCGATTTCAACGATAAAAACAGTTTAGATGATTTATTGGCTGATGAAATTGTACTGCCAGTTGGTAAGCCTGTACGTTTTACCTTGGCAAGTAAAGATGTGATCCATAGCTTTTATATGCCACACTTTAGGGTACAATTAAATACAGTACCGGGTATGGTTTCTTATTTTGAGTTTACTCCTACAATTACAACAGAGGAGATGAGAACTAAAACTAATGACCCTAAATTTAATTATATTTTACTGTGTGCTAAAATTTGTGGAGCCAACCACTTTAACATGCAAAAAAATGTAAGAGTAGTTAGCGAAGCAGAGTACAAAGAGTGGTTAGCAGCGCAAACCCCTTATTTAACTAACGACTTAAGAAAGGCATTTAATTTACCAATTCCAGTAGAAGCGGTTCCTGCAGCTACAGAAGAAACTCCTGCAGCTGATACAACAGCAACTGCGGCAGCGGTAAAATTAGATGTGAAAAACCAAATAGCTTTAAAAAAATAA
- a CDS encoding COX15/CtaA family protein, translated as MIAKSENRFIRINLITIIATLVVILAGGIVRSTGSGMGCPDWPKCFDQYIPPTSASQLPADYETKYIEGRKKKNEKFAKYLESMGKHQLADSLRKDKSILVHEEFNATKTWVEYVNRLAGAILGILLLLTAIWSFAYRKTAKRIIVLSWLNIIVVGYQAWLGSIVVSTNLTQWVVTVHMLLALVILGISIYTYNYAKQLHKEPSVIMYRIMWLKGFLLFTIIISILQIILGTEVREAVDSIAKSLQYNGRNTWVSKIGSVFSYHRDLAILVSISNFIVYKMVIDRFSGKAWPLITANYLMVVLLVQIASGFLLSYLGLPPYAQAIHILFSTMMFSLQYYLYLLVYRTKTYKTT; from the coding sequence ATGATTGCTAAATCTGAAAATAGATTTATTAGGATAAATTTAATAACCATTATTGCCACCTTAGTGGTAATTTTGGCCGGAGGCATTGTTCGCAGCACGGGTTCTGGAATGGGTTGCCCAGACTGGCCTAAATGTTTCGATCAGTACATTCCACCTACTTCCGCTAGTCAACTTCCTGCAGATTATGAAACAAAGTACATAGAAGGCAGGAAAAAGAAGAACGAGAAGTTTGCCAAATACTTGGAAAGTATGGGTAAGCACCAGTTGGCTGATAGTCTGAGAAAAGACAAGTCTATATTGGTGCATGAAGAGTTTAATGCCACAAAAACATGGGTAGAGTATGTAAATAGGCTTGCGGGAGCCATACTAGGTATATTGCTACTGCTAACTGCAATTTGGTCGTTCGCCTACAGGAAAACGGCGAAGAGAATTATTGTACTGAGCTGGTTAAATATTATTGTAGTTGGTTACCAAGCTTGGTTAGGTTCTATTGTAGTATCTACCAATTTAACGCAATGGGTAGTTACCGTACACATGCTTTTAGCATTAGTAATTTTAGGAATATCAATATACACCTATAATTACGCAAAGCAATTACATAAAGAGCCTTCGGTAATTATGTACCGAATTATGTGGCTAAAAGGTTTTCTGTTGTTTACCATCATCATCTCTATTCTGCAAATTATTTTAGGAACGGAGGTGCGGGAAGCGGTAGATAGTATTGCCAAATCGTTACAATACAATGGGCGCAATACTTGGGTTTCTAAAATAGGAAGCGTGTTTTCTTATCATAGAGATTTAGCAATTTTGGTAAGCATCAGCAATTTTATTGTTTACAAAATGGTAATTGATAGGTTTAGCGGAAAGGCTTGGCCATTAATTACTGCAAATTATTTAATGGTGGTACTTTTGGTACAAATAGCTTCAGGCTTTTTGTTATCTTATTTAGGCTTGCCACCCTATGCACAAGCAATACATATTTTGTTTTCTACAATGATGTTTAGCCTGCAATATTATTTATACCTGTTAGTTTATAGAACCAAAACCTATAAAACAACATAA